The following are encoded together in the Bos indicus x Bos taurus breed Angus x Brahman F1 hybrid chromosome 24, Bos_hybrid_MaternalHap_v2.0, whole genome shotgun sequence genome:
- the TTR gene encoding transthyretin: MASFRLFLLCLAGLVFVSEAGSVGAGEPKCPLMVKVLDAVRGSPAANVGVKVFKKAADETWEPFASGKTSESGELHGLTTEDKFVEGLYKVELDTKSYWKSLGISPFHEFAEVVFTANDSGPRHYTIAALLSPYSYSTTALVSSPKA; the protein is encoded by the exons ATGGCTTCCTTCCGTCTGTTCCTCCTTTGTCTCGCTGGACTGGTGTTTGTGTCTGAGGCTGGCTCTGTG GGCGCTGGTGAACCCAAGTGTCCTCTGATGGTCAAGGTCCTGGATGCTGTCCGGGGCAGTCCTGCTGCGAACGTGGGTGTGAAGGTGTTCAAGAAGGCTGCTGACGAGACCTGGGAGCCATTTGCCTCGGG GAAAACCAGTGAATCTGGAGAGCTCCATGGGCTCACCACAGAGGACAAATTTGTAGAGGGACTATACAAAGTGGAATTAGACACCAAATCCTACTGGAAGTCACTTGGCATCTCCCCGTTCCATGAATTTGCAGAG GTGGTGTTCACAGCCAACGACTCTGGCCCCCGCCACTACACCATCGCCGCCCTGCTCAGCCCCTACTCCTACTCTACCACCGCCCTGGTCAGCAGTCCCAAGGCGTGA